The Rhinopithecus roxellana isolate Shanxi Qingling chromosome 14, ASM756505v1, whole genome shotgun sequence genome includes a window with the following:
- the AP1S3 gene encoding AP-1 complex subunit sigma-3, giving the protein MIHFILLFSRQGKLRLQKWYITLPDKERKKITREIVQIILSRGHRTSSFVDWKELKLVYKRYASLYFCCAIENQDNELLTLEIVHRYVELLDKYFGNVCELDIIFNFEKAYFILDEFIIGGEIQETSKKIAVKAIEDSDMLQETMEEYMNKPTF; this is encoded by the exons ATACATTTCATATTGCTCTTCAGTCGACAAGGGAAATTGCGGCTACAGAAATGGTACATCACTCTGCCTgacaaagagaggaagaagatcACCCGGGAAATTGTTCAGATTATTCTCTCCCGTGGTCACAGGACAAGCAGTTTTGTTGACTGGAAGGAACTAAAACTTGTTTATAAAAG gtATGCTAGTTTATATTTTTGCTGTGCAATAGAAAATCAGGACAATGAGCTCTTGACGCTAGAGATTGTGCATCGTTACGTGGAGCTGCTGgacaaatattttggaaat GTCTGCGAGCTGGatattatctttaattttgaAAAGGCTTACTTCATCCTGGACGAGTTTATAATAGGTGGAGAAATTCAGGAAACATCCAAGAAAATTGCTGTCAAAGCCATTGAAGACTCTGATATGCTACAGGAG ACAATGGAAGAATACATGAATAAGCCTACATTTTAA